The following nucleotide sequence is from Pseudomonas putida S13.1.2.
GCCACGTGCCCGCGATAGGTGCGGGTACCGGCGAACTCGCCCAGTTTGTGGCCGACCATGTCTTCGTTCACGAGAACTGGAACATGCTGGCGACCGTTGTGAACCGCGATGGTCAGACCGACCATTTGTGGCAGGATCATCGAGCGACGCGACCAGGTTTTAACTGGCTTGCGATCGTTCTTCTCCACCGCCACTTCGACCTTCTTCAACAGGTGAAGATCGATAAAAGGACCTTTTTTCAGAGAACGTGGCACTGTCGTATCCCTCTAGTTACTTGCGACGACGGACGATCATGTTGTCGGTACGCTTATTACCACGGGTTTTAGCACCCTTGGTTGGGAAGCCCCATGGCGATACCGGATGACGACCACCGGAGGTACGACCTTCACCACCACCATGTGGGTGGTCAACCGGGTTCATGGCAACGCCACGAACGGTTGGGCGAACGCCGCGCCAGCGTTTGGCACCCGCTTTACCCAGCGAACGCAGGCTGTGCTCGGAGTTCGAGACTTCGCCCAGGGTCGCACGGCACTCAGCCAGTACTTTACGCATTTCACCGGAACGCAGACGCAGAGTCACGTATACGCCGTCACGAGCGATCAGCTGAGCCGAAGCACCAGCGGAACGAGCGATCTGAGCACCTTTACCCGGCTTCAGTTCAACACCGTGAATGGTGCTACCTACTGGGATGTTGCGCAGTTGCAGGGAGTTACCGGCCTTGATTGGGGCCAGTGCACCTGCGATCAGCTGGTCGCCAGCGCTCACGCCTTTAGGGGCAATGATGTAGCGACGCTCGCCGTCTGCGTAGCACAGCAGGGCGATGTGAGCAGTACGGTTTGGATCGTATTCGATACGCTCGACAGTGGCTGGAATGCCATCTTTGTCGTTGCGACGGAAGTCGACCAGACGGTAATGCTGCTTATGACCACCACCAACGTGACGAGTGGTAATGCGGCCATTGTTGTTACGACCACCAGACTTCGATTTCTTCTCGAGCAGCGGTGCGTGAGGAGCGCCTTTGTGCAGCTCCTTGTTGACCACCTTGACCACGAAACGGCGGCCAGGGGAAGTCGGTTTGCATTTAACGATTGCCATGATGCACCCCTTCCTTACTCAGCACTGCTGCTGAAATCGAGATCTTGGCCTGGCTGAAGGGAGACAATCGCCTTCTTCCAGTCATTACGCTTGCCCAGACCACGTGCGGTACGCTTGGTTTTACCCAGAACGTTAACAGTCGACACGTTTTCAACTTTTACGTTGAACAGGCCTTCGACAGCTTTCTTGATTTCCAGCTTGGTTGCATCGGTAGCAACCTTGAATACGAACTGGCCTTTTTTCTCAGCCAGAACGGTAGCCTTCTCGGAAACGTGCGGGCCAAGGAGGACTTTAAATACGCGTTCCTGGTTCATCCCAGCAGCTCCTCGAATTTCTTCACGGCCGAGACAGTGATCAACACTTTCTCGTATGCGATCAGACTGACCGGGTCGGAACCTTGTACGTCACGTACATCGACGTGCGGCAGGTTGCGAGCAGCCAGGTACAGGTTCTGATCAACAGCGTCGGAAACGATCAGTACGTCGCTCAGACCCATGCCGTTCAGCTTGTTCAGCAGATCTTTGGTTTTCGGTGCTTCAACAGCGAAGTCCTGAACCACGACCAGACGGTCGCTACGCACCAGCTCAGCGAGGATGGAGCGCAGAGCTGCGCGGTACATCTTCTTGTTGAGCTTCTGCGAGTGATCTTGAGGGCGAGCTGCGAAGGTTACACCACCGCCACGCCAGATCGGACCACGAGTGGTACCAGCACGAGCACGGCCAGTACCCTTCTGACGCCATGGGCGCTTACCGCCACCAGCCACGTCGGAACGGGTCTTTTGCTGCTTGGTGCCCTGACGGCCGCCGGCCATGTAGGCCACGACTGCTTGGTGTACCAGCGTCTCGTTGAATTCGCCACCGAAAGTCAGTTCGGAAACTTCGATCGCCTGAGCGTCATTTACATTGAGTTGCATGTCAGTTTCCCCTTAACCGCGAGCCTTGACAGCTGGACGTACAACCACGTCGCCGCCAGTAGCGCCAGGAACGGCACCCTTGACGAGCAGCAGGTTGCGTTCAGCGTCTACGCGAACTACTTCCAGGGACTGAACAGTCACGCGCTCGGCGCCCATGTGACCGGACATTTTCTTGCCCTTGAACACACGACCAGGAGTCTGGCACTGGCCGATGGAACCAGGCACACGGTGCGACACGGAGTTACCGTGGGTGTTGTCCTGACCACGGAAGTTCCAGCGCTTGATGGTACCGGCGAAGCCTTTACCTTTGGACTGACCAGTAACGTCTACCAGCTGGCCTGCAGTGAAGAGTTCAGCTTTGATCAGATCGCCAGCCTGGAAATCGCCTTCTTCAAGACGGAACTCCCAAACACCGCGACCAGCGGCAACGTTAGCCTTGGCGAA
It contains:
- the rplD gene encoding 50S ribosomal protein L4, producing the protein MQLNVNDAQAIEVSELTFGGEFNETLVHQAVVAYMAGGRQGTKQQKTRSDVAGGGKRPWRQKGTGRARAGTTRGPIWRGGGVTFAARPQDHSQKLNKKMYRAALRSILAELVRSDRLVVVQDFAVEAPKTKDLLNKLNGMGLSDVLIVSDAVDQNLYLAARNLPHVDVRDVQGSDPVSLIAYEKVLITVSAVKKFEELLG
- the rplB gene encoding 50S ribosomal protein L2; the encoded protein is MAIVKCKPTSPGRRFVVKVVNKELHKGAPHAPLLEKKSKSGGRNNNGRITTRHVGGGHKQHYRLVDFRRNDKDGIPATVERIEYDPNRTAHIALLCYADGERRYIIAPKGVSAGDQLIAGALAPIKAGNSLQLRNIPVGSTIHGVELKPGKGAQIARSAGASAQLIARDGVYVTLRLRSGEMRKVLAECRATLGEVSNSEHSLRSLGKAGAKRWRGVRPTVRGVAMNPVDHPHGGGEGRTSGGRHPVSPWGFPTKGAKTRGNKRTDNMIVRRRK
- the rpsS gene encoding 30S ribosomal protein S19, with protein sequence MPRSLKKGPFIDLHLLKKVEVAVEKNDRKPVKTWSRRSMILPQMVGLTIAVHNGRQHVPVLVNEDMVGHKLGEFAGTRTYRGHVADKKAKR
- the rplW gene encoding 50S ribosomal protein L23 is translated as MNQERVFKVLLGPHVSEKATVLAEKKGQFVFKVATDATKLEIKKAVEGLFNVKVENVSTVNVLGKTKRTARGLGKRNDWKKAIVSLQPGQDLDFSSSAE
- the rplC gene encoding 50S ribosomal protein L3, yielding MTIGVIGRKCGMTRIFTEEGVSIPVTVIEIEPNRVTQFKTEETDGYRAVQVTVGERRASRVTAAQAGHFAKANVAAGRGVWEFRLEEGDFQAGDLIKAELFTAGQLVDVTGQSKGKGFAGTIKRWNFRGQDNTHGNSVSHRVPGSIGQCQTPGRVFKGKKMSGHMGAERVTVQSLEVVRVDAERNLLLVKGAVPGATGGDVVVRPAVKARG